A region of Elusimicrobiota bacterium DNA encodes the following proteins:
- a CDS encoding amidohydrolase family protein codes for MGDKVGRSTLFGIPLQQQWMYASTGDFAPWYYLQTDAPLYYYSFTDAHIAMAYKSLPKKDQARFDPMITGFNPTDMYAADHIRRVLTTFPGVFSGIGEFSIHKEFVSSKVAGEVSTLNNKALDRILDFAGEVGLPAILHCDVNVPFPKPNQDPYIVKMLGELFVRHPKTTIIWAHVGLGRVVRPVTDQAGMVERAINNPALNHVFFDLSWDETAKYIVTSTASVAKVAAMINRHPDRFLYGSDEVAPTEQAAYLKTYTMYAPLLAQLTPEAKEKFLKGNYERIFDTARKRVRAWEKANVGKKRPPSPKTPISGYAK; via the coding sequence ATGGGCGACAAGGTGGGGCGGTCCACCCTTTTCGGCATTCCGCTTCAACAACAATGGATGTATGCCAGCACCGGAGATTTCGCCCCCTGGTACTATCTTCAGACGGACGCGCCCCTCTATTATTACTCTTTCACCGACGCTCACATCGCCATGGCCTACAAGTCCCTGCCTAAAAAAGACCAAGCCCGGTTCGACCCCATGATCACTGGGTTTAACCCCACGGACATGTACGCGGCGGACCATATTCGCCGAGTGTTGACGACGTTTCCGGGCGTGTTTTCGGGCATCGGGGAATTTTCGATTCACAAAGAATTCGTTTCTTCGAAAGTGGCAGGCGAAGTGTCGACGCTCAACAACAAAGCCCTGGATCGAATACTCGACTTCGCGGGGGAAGTGGGCCTGCCGGCGATTCTGCACTGCGACGTGAACGTGCCGTTTCCTAAGCCCAATCAGGACCCCTACATCGTCAAGATGCTGGGAGAACTTTTTGTTCGCCATCCCAAAACCACGATTATTTGGGCCCATGTGGGACTGGGTCGCGTGGTGCGACCGGTGACGGACCAGGCCGGCATGGTCGAGCGGGCCATCAATAATCCGGCCTTGAATCATGTCTTTTTTGACCTCTCCTGGGATGAGACGGCCAAATACATCGTGACGTCCACGGCTTCGGTGGCCAAGGTGGCCGCGATGATCAACCGCCATCCGGACCGATTCCTCTATGGGTCCGACGAAGTGGCTCCCACGGAACAAGCCGCCTATTTGAAGACTTACACCATGTACGCTCCCCTTCTGGCCCAACTCACGCCTGAGGCTAAAGAAAAATTTCTTAAAGGCAATTACGAACGGATTTTTGACACGGCCCGAAAACGGGTGAGGGCTTGGGAAAAGGCGAACGTGGGCAAAAAGAGGCCGCCGTCTCCCAAGACCCCCATATCCGGGTATGCGAAATAA
- the glsA gene encoding glutaminase A: MLNNSMLRMGLLAALMAAMISPVQAVSKADADKALKAAHDTYKGLKEGKNADYIPALAKVDSNFFGIGLVTVDGQVSTVGDVDQLFSIQSISKVFTMAEVMQESGDDVVLNGVGVDATGQVFNSIVAVEQYRGKEMNALVNPGAIATTSLVKGKTADEVWAKILGMHSDCAGRPLEVNAEVYKSESDTNQRNQAIGMLMYAYGQIKDNPAQATDLYTRQCSINVNAKDLAMMAATLANGGKNPVTKKQVIDQKHVAKILAVMATAGLYDDSGKWLFMTGLPAKSGVGGGIIAVSPGKFGIAAFSPPLDAAGNSVRAQKAITMISEKLDGNPLNPKAK, from the coding sequence ATGCTAAACAATTCCATGTTACGAATGGGTCTTCTGGCGGCACTCATGGCCGCCATGATCTCCCCGGTCCAGGCCGTCAGCAAGGCCGATGCCGATAAAGCGCTCAAGGCCGCCCACGACACGTATAAGGGGCTGAAAGAAGGGAAAAACGCCGACTACATCCCGGCCCTCGCCAAAGTCGATTCCAACTTCTTTGGGATCGGCTTGGTGACCGTGGATGGGCAGGTTTCCACCGTGGGGGACGTTGACCAATTGTTCTCCATCCAGTCCATCAGCAAGGTGTTCACCATGGCCGAGGTCATGCAAGAATCCGGTGACGACGTGGTTCTCAATGGAGTCGGCGTGGACGCCACGGGGCAGGTGTTCAATTCCATCGTGGCGGTGGAACAATACCGGGGGAAGGAAATGAACGCTTTGGTCAATCCGGGAGCCATTGCCACCACGAGCCTGGTGAAAGGGAAAACGGCGGACGAGGTGTGGGCCAAGATCCTCGGCATGCATAGCGACTGCGCCGGTCGTCCTCTGGAAGTCAACGCGGAAGTTTACAAATCCGAGTCCGACACCAACCAACGCAACCAGGCCATCGGGATGTTGATGTACGCCTACGGGCAAATCAAAGACAACCCCGCTCAGGCCACGGACCTCTACACCCGCCAATGTTCCATCAACGTGAACGCGAAGGACTTGGCCATGATGGCGGCCACCCTTGCGAACGGCGGTAAAAACCCCGTCACTAAAAAGCAGGTCATCGACCAAAAACACGTGGCGAAGATCCTGGCGGTCATGGCGACGGCCGGCTTGTACGACGATTCAGGCAAATGGCTCTTCATGACAGGACTTCCGGCAAAAAGCGGCGTGGGCGGCGGAATCATCGCCGTGTCTCCCGGCAAGTTCGGCATCGCGGCTTTTTCGCCTCCGCTGGACGCCGCCGGCAACAGCGTGCGCGCCCAGAAAGCCATTACGATGATATCGGAGAAACTCGATGGGAACCCCCTGAATCCCAAAGCGAAATAA
- a CDS encoding DUF202 domain-containing protein codes for MGTGIKQTSDELALQRTDLAVERTFMAANRTMMAWIRTGLSLISFGFTIYKFLQSAVIGNAPGPRRFGLTLIALGTSAILLGSIEYLGTVNRLNRQTTIPFKKFNFTSAVGFVVGLLGILMFLTILTRTEIF; via the coding sequence ATGGGGACCGGAATTAAACAAACATCGGACGAGCTGGCGTTGCAACGGACGGATCTGGCGGTGGAACGGACGTTCATGGCCGCCAACCGCACCATGATGGCGTGGATCCGCACGGGTCTGTCGTTGATTAGTTTTGGGTTCACCATTTATAAATTTCTCCAGTCGGCCGTAATTGGAAACGCGCCGGGGCCGCGTCGGTTCGGGCTCACGCTGATCGCACTGGGCACGTCGGCCATCCTATTGGGCTCGATCGAGTATTTGGGGACCGTTAATCGCCTGAACCGACAGACAACCATCCCCTTCAAAAAATTCAATTTTACATCGGCGGTAGGGTTTGTGGTGGGCCTATTGGGAATCTTGATGTTTTTGACCATTTTGACCCGCACCGAGATCTTTTAG
- a CDS encoding mechanosensitive ion channel family protein translates to MRRIFLLSLLLGLGWVQGWGDAASVDPIAMDGGRDESASHAEVDLDGQTLFRVTGAPNYPAEKRASEISDRLALFAGDPTRSTDTLKVITQPDFAVVMAGDQLLMRVFDVDSGIPGLNHAGYAELVQHLIGKAVLDYRQARTAVALLKDAGLAGAGAALLFLLLLGWTRLYHRLRALIERILKPQISKIQTKSFDLLQAGLLWDGLQGVMTVFHVVVVALLVYFHLGFILRLFPWTKPLADGLLGLILNPLKMLGLSFLAGLPGLMATLVIGLLCYAVLRTLGLFFAGIRTGTIKLTGFDPDWAIPTFRIVRVAIIALAVMIAYPHIPGSNSAAFKGVSVFLGIIISLGSSSFAANLIAGYSAIYRRAFRVGDWIEVDNFRGEVLEIQTLVTRLRTVKNEVAVIPNSAIVNSPVINYSTYAKERGLIIHTTVGIGYETPWRQVEAMLLEAATRTPGFLSEPKPFVLQKTLGDFCVTYEINAYCSTPALRLALTHTLHQNILDLFNENNVQIMTPAYEGDPEQPKLVPADKWFTPLAPQNKKT, encoded by the coding sequence ATGAGACGAATCTTTTTACTATCGTTGTTATTGGGCCTTGGATGGGTTCAGGGGTGGGGAGATGCCGCGTCTGTGGACCCGATCGCTATGGATGGGGGGAGAGACGAGTCCGCGTCCCATGCGGAGGTGGACCTGGACGGGCAAACTCTTTTCCGTGTGACCGGAGCCCCGAATTATCCCGCGGAAAAACGCGCGTCAGAAATTTCAGATCGCCTCGCACTTTTTGCGGGCGACCCCACCCGGTCGACCGACACCCTTAAAGTGATCACCCAGCCCGACTTTGCGGTCGTCATGGCCGGGGACCAGTTGTTAATGCGAGTCTTCGATGTGGATTCTGGAATACCCGGTTTGAACCACGCGGGGTATGCGGAGTTGGTTCAACATTTAATCGGGAAGGCCGTCTTGGATTACCGCCAAGCGCGGACCGCCGTGGCCCTGTTGAAGGACGCGGGTTTGGCAGGGGCGGGAGCCGCTCTATTATTTCTTCTTCTCCTGGGATGGACGCGGCTTTATCACAGGCTGAGAGCGCTCATTGAACGAATACTGAAACCCCAAATTTCAAAGATCCAGACCAAATCGTTCGATTTGCTCCAAGCGGGACTCCTGTGGGATGGACTTCAGGGTGTGATGACGGTTTTCCATGTGGTTGTGGTGGCCCTTTTGGTTTATTTCCACTTGGGCTTCATCCTTCGGCTTTTCCCATGGACCAAACCCTTGGCCGACGGGCTTTTGGGGTTGATTTTAAATCCGCTTAAAATGCTGGGCCTTTCGTTTCTTGCCGGATTGCCCGGCCTGATGGCGACCTTGGTGATCGGACTCCTTTGTTACGCGGTCCTCCGGACCCTGGGACTCTTTTTTGCGGGCATCCGCACGGGAACGATCAAGCTCACGGGATTCGACCCGGACTGGGCCATCCCCACCTTCCGCATCGTCCGGGTGGCGATCATCGCTTTGGCGGTCATGATCGCCTACCCCCACATCCCAGGTTCAAATTCCGCGGCGTTCAAAGGGGTTTCCGTCTTCCTCGGAATCATCATCTCCTTGGGGTCTTCCTCCTTCGCGGCCAACCTTATCGCCGGGTATTCGGCCATTTACCGGCGCGCCTTTCGCGTGGGGGACTGGATCGAGGTGGACAACTTCCGCGGGGAAGTTTTGGAAATCCAGACGCTGGTCACGCGGTTACGGACCGTTAAAAACGAAGTGGCCGTGATCCCCAATTCCGCCATCGTTAATTCTCCCGTCATTAATTACAGCACCTACGCTAAAGAACGCGGCTTAATCATCCACACCACCGTTGGCATCGGCTACGAAACTCCTTGGCGCCAAGTGGAAGCCATGCTCTTGGAAGCCGCCACGCGAACCCCGGGGTTCCTTTCCGAACCGAAACCCTTTGTTCTGCAAAAAACCCTGGGGGACTTTTGCGTGACCTATGAAATCAACGCCTATTGTTCCACCCCCGCCCTTCGCTTGGCGTTGACCCACACCCTGCACCAAAATATTTTAGATCTCTTCAATGAAAACAACGTCCAAATCATGACCCCCGCCTACGAAGGGGACCCGGAGCAACCGAAATTGGTTCCCGCGGACAAATGGTTCACCCCGCTGGCTCCACAGAACAAAAAGACCTAG
- a CDS encoding phospholipase D family protein, translating into MNKKIFALGSGVWLAGCAGLPKNFTAERSRAIRQDEVTVLKSTLQPSLNAHPGLSGFFLLDKAQDAFLARLALADTAEKTIDAQYFIWGGDAAGIILMDRLIKAADRGVRVRILLDDVTSHGKDMGLGALNKHPLIQIRVFNPLGHRFTGNVSRSISMALHIGRMTRRMHNKLFAVDNQAAIVGGRNIADDYFGLHGKSNFRDMDLLAVGPAVGEASGKFDEFWNSSWSVPMEVLGVKAPTQKQYDKMLGRIKKYFTTEFKKFPYPLDFSHEAVLRELDTLRSQFVWAKAEVVGDTPGKSWEPEEAGKTRSAVAARVSEIGGASKNEVLLCSPYLILSTGAVRGMGELVRAGVRVRILTNSMMSTDALPVVAHYKGMREKLIGQGVELYEIRPDAENSPRHSAFPKARHSLHAKVAVFDRKDVFVGTYNIDPRSENLNTEVGLLVHSPELSEQVAQSLEDDLRPVNSWALEFTPTKDLVWKGEKDGKKIEFKKDPYAGFWTRFFAGFLSILPIKEQL; encoded by the coding sequence TTGAACAAAAAAATATTTGCATTGGGAAGTGGTGTTTGGCTGGCCGGTTGCGCCGGGCTTCCGAAAAACTTTACGGCGGAACGTTCTAGAGCCATCCGCCAGGATGAAGTCACCGTTCTTAAATCCACCTTACAACCTTCCCTAAACGCCCATCCTGGGCTGTCCGGCTTTTTTCTCTTGGACAAAGCCCAGGACGCCTTTCTGGCTCGGTTGGCGTTGGCCGATACAGCGGAAAAGACCATCGACGCACAATATTTTATTTGGGGCGGGGATGCGGCGGGAATCATTCTGATGGATCGATTGATTAAGGCCGCCGACCGCGGCGTCCGGGTTCGGATTCTTCTGGACGACGTCACCAGCCACGGCAAAGACATGGGGCTGGGCGCGCTGAACAAGCATCCCCTCATCCAAATTCGGGTATTCAACCCGTTGGGGCACCGATTTACAGGGAATGTGTCCCGATCCATTTCCATGGCACTGCACATCGGCCGGATGACCCGACGGATGCACAACAAACTCTTTGCGGTGGACAACCAGGCGGCCATTGTGGGCGGCCGGAATATCGCGGACGACTATTTCGGCCTCCATGGAAAATCAAATTTCCGCGATATGGATTTGTTGGCGGTGGGGCCGGCCGTGGGGGAGGCGTCGGGCAAATTCGATGAGTTCTGGAATTCTTCCTGGTCGGTGCCCATGGAGGTGTTGGGCGTTAAGGCGCCCACCCAGAAGCAATACGACAAAATGCTGGGGCGAATTAAGAAATATTTCACCACGGAATTTAAGAAGTTCCCTTATCCTCTCGATTTCAGCCATGAGGCTGTCCTAAGGGAATTGGATACGCTCCGCTCCCAGTTCGTCTGGGCCAAGGCCGAGGTGGTGGGGGATACTCCGGGAAAATCCTGGGAACCTGAGGAAGCTGGGAAAACCCGATCGGCCGTGGCCGCGCGGGTTTCTGAAATCGGAGGAGCATCAAAAAACGAGGTTTTGCTCTGTTCCCCTTATTTGATTTTGTCGACGGGTGCGGTTAGAGGCATGGGGGAATTGGTTCGAGCCGGGGTTCGCGTTCGAATCCTGACCAATTCCATGATGTCCACGGACGCCCTTCCGGTGGTGGCGCATTACAAAGGGATGCGGGAGAAGTTGATCGGGCAAGGGGTGGAACTATACGAAATTCGGCCGGATGCCGAAAACAGTCCCCGCCATTCGGCCTTCCCCAAGGCCCGGCACAGCCTCCACGCCAAGGTGGCGGTGTTTGATCGTAAAGATGTTTTTGTCGGAACGTACAACATCGATCCTCGATCCGAAAACTTGAACACCGAGGTGGGCCTTTTGGTCCACAGCCCGGAACTCAGTGAACAGGTGGCGCAAAGCCTGGAGGACGACCTCCGCCCGGTGAACAGTTGGGCCTTGGAATTCACCCCGACGAAAGATCTTGTTTGGAAGGGGGAGAAAGACGGAAAAAAGATTGAATTTAAAAAGGACCCCTATGCCGGGTTTTGGACGCGGTTTTTTGCCGGATTTTTGTCGATCCTTCCGATTAAGGAGCAGTTGTAA
- a CDS encoding M28 family peptidase, which yields MTEEKSSLIPGPMERKIPFSRGASAVFGAVVLSSLLVGSYVALGKAGLALWVLDLLFSVALLLLWLGRRRAPILSAMGMLLTWMLTARMALGTATLFRLLGGLAAAILGLWTWKRAAAPRVSRPLGRVSLWRVLTTLTVFGLILGALAGPPRIMVDPQKRKAALRAKSMGPPDPVSDLERRLQSHVFHLADRIGERAVYQRDRIAAARDYVRDRFTSLGLPTKLIPYRMPSLGSKGTADNVEARLLPAHPNNAPIWVIGAHYDTAPDTPGADDNASGVAVLLELARLLKSRSVAAEIRLVAFSTEEPPSFGTRNMGSVHYARALKEEGVPVDAMMSLEMLGYFSDRPGSQFYPPLISRWYPEQGNFVALVGNVSSRGVVAKIRRKWRAASTFPLETLTLPAPFSGVPSRIN from the coding sequence ATGACGGAGGAAAAAAGTTCCCTTATCCCTGGGCCCATGGAGCGAAAAATCCCGTTTTCCAGAGGTGCTTCCGCGGTTTTCGGGGCGGTGGTCCTATCGAGTCTCCTCGTCGGGAGCTACGTGGCCTTGGGAAAGGCGGGCCTGGCCCTTTGGGTTCTGGACCTTCTTTTTTCCGTGGCGCTTCTTCTGTTATGGTTGGGTCGACGGCGGGCCCCGATCCTTTCGGCCATGGGGATGCTTCTGACGTGGATGTTGACGGCGCGTATGGCGTTGGGTACCGCGACACTTTTCCGCCTTCTCGGGGGATTGGCCGCGGCGATCCTGGGGCTGTGGACATGGAAGAGGGCGGCCGCGCCGAGGGTCTCCCGACCCTTGGGCCGGGTCAGCCTTTGGCGCGTTTTAACGACATTAACGGTGTTCGGTTTGATCCTCGGGGCTCTGGCGGGGCCCCCGCGGATCATGGTGGATCCCCAAAAAAGAAAAGCCGCCTTGCGGGCGAAATCCATGGGCCCTCCGGACCCTGTGTCCGATTTGGAACGCCGGCTCCAGTCCCATGTCTTTCATCTGGCCGATCGAATCGGGGAGCGGGCCGTATACCAGCGCGACCGCATCGCCGCCGCGCGCGATTATGTGCGGGATCGGTTCACCTCCTTGGGATTGCCCACGAAATTGATTCCCTATCGGATGCCAAGCCTTGGGTCAAAAGGCACGGCGGACAACGTGGAGGCGCGGCTTTTACCGGCACACCCGAACAATGCGCCGATTTGGGTTATCGGCGCCCACTACGACACCGCGCCCGACACTCCGGGCGCCGACGACAACGCCAGCGGGGTGGCGGTATTGCTGGAACTGGCCAGGTTGCTGAAATCCCGCTCCGTTGCCGCTGAAATCCGTTTGGTCGCCTTTTCCACCGAGGAGCCTCCGTCCTTTGGAACCCGAAACATGGGGAGCGTTCACTACGCCCGGGCTTTGAAGGAGGAGGGGGTCCCCGTGGACGCCATGATGAGTTTGGAGATGCTGGGTTATTTCAGCGACCGGCCGGGTTCGCAGTTCTACCCTCCCTTGATCTCCCGCTGGTATCCTGAGCAAGGGAATTTCGTCGCCCTGGTGGGGAACGTGTCCAGCCGGGGCGTGGTCGCGAAGATCCGGCGGAAATGG